Proteins encoded together in one Candidatus Kaiserbacteria bacterium window:
- a CDS encoding type II/IV secretion system protein — MYINDEQLREFLSDSGLVSQKKFDNAVKTATEKSITVSEVLVSEGEISEDDLRRSHAYVLGIPFVNLSDSKPDLNTLALIPEPIARRNNIVAFRQEENNLEVAMLDTDDLAAIDFVKKKTQLKILPRLTDAASIKQMLRLYQKTLRDELGDVITRESQTLEKFGKLQPENEKDLRKLAEGVPAVRVLDSLLRHAIVQNASDIHIEPQEDALLVRYRIDGILHDAMSLPSSATASITARVKILANLRLDEKRLPQDGRFRMETDGDRVSFRVSVLPTYHGEKTVMRLLREDVSGFTLESLGFHGEGLERSHDATRKKTGLILVTGPTGSGKSTTLYTMLDILNTADVNISTVEDPIEYQMKRINQTQVRPDIGFTFSTGLRSLVRQDPDIIMVGEIRDRETAALAINAALTGHLVLSTLHTNSAAGAVPRLIDMGVEPFLLASTLQVVIGQRLVRTLCNDREEYKLSAAEIRGLEEMADLGAVLKALKEEDIVSQKSTFKNVSLSKEKPTKECETGYSGRKGIQEVLPVTEGIKKMILSGSSADAIEDQARKEGMLTMLEDGIYKSASGTTSLAEVLRVVSE; from the coding sequence ATGTACATTAATGACGAACAACTTCGTGAATTTTTAAGCGACTCAGGACTTGTTTCGCAGAAAAAATTCGATAACGCTGTAAAAACAGCGACAGAAAAAAGCATTACGGTGAGTGAAGTGTTGGTTTCAGAAGGAGAGATTTCTGAAGACGATTTGCGACGCTCGCACGCGTACGTACTTGGTATTCCTTTTGTTAATTTGTCTGATTCAAAACCAGATCTTAATACTCTGGCTCTTATTCCAGAACCTATTGCGCGACGTAATAATATTGTTGCGTTTAGGCAAGAAGAGAACAATTTGGAAGTTGCCATGCTTGATACGGATGATTTGGCAGCGATTGATTTCGTAAAGAAGAAGACGCAGCTTAAGATTCTGCCGCGACTTACTGACGCTGCATCAATTAAACAGATGCTTCGCTTGTACCAAAAGACACTTCGCGACGAATTGGGAGATGTAATTACGCGTGAATCACAAACGCTTGAAAAGTTTGGAAAATTACAACCAGAGAACGAAAAGGATTTACGAAAACTTGCAGAAGGAGTTCCTGCTGTACGAGTGCTTGATTCATTACTGCGCCACGCAATTGTACAAAATGCATCTGACATACATATAGAGCCACAAGAAGACGCGCTGTTAGTTCGCTATCGTATTGATGGAATTTTGCATGACGCTATGTCACTGCCAAGTAGTGCCACTGCTTCGATTACTGCACGTGTAAAAATTTTGGCCAACTTACGGTTGGATGAAAAAAGACTCCCTCAAGATGGGCGGTTCAGAATGGAGACAGATGGCGATAGGGTGTCATTCCGTGTTTCAGTGCTACCGACGTATCATGGAGAAAAAACAGTTATGCGATTGTTGCGCGAAGACGTTTCTGGATTCACATTAGAATCTCTTGGCTTTCATGGTGAGGGGCTTGAACGCTCACATGATGCTACTAGAAAGAAAACTGGGTTGATTCTTGTTACAGGCCCAACCGGTTCTGGTAAGTCAACAACTCTCTATACTATGTTGGATATTTTAAATACTGCAGACGTCAATATTTCAACAGTTGAAGATCCGATTGAGTATCAGATGAAGCGCATAAACCAAACACAAGTTCGACCAGACATTGGATTCACATTCTCTACAGGGCTTCGGTCACTCGTCCGGCAAGACCCTGATATTATTATGGTTGGTGAAATTCGAGACCGCGAAACTGCGGCGTTAGCCATTAATGCAGCACTTACTGGCCACCTTGTGCTTTCAACGCTTCACACCAATTCAGCAGCTGGCGCAGTGCCACGTCTTATTGATATGGGGGTAGAGCCTTTTTTACTTGCATCAACATTGCAAGTAGTTATTGGCCAACGACTTGTTCGTACACTGTGTAACGATAGAGAAGAATACAAACTATCCGCCGCCGAAATTAGGGGTCTGGAAGAGATGGCCGACTTAGGGGCCGTACTGAAGGCATTAAAAGAAGAAGACATTGTTTCCCAAAAAAGTACATTTAAAAATGTTTCTCTTTCAAAAGAAAAGCCAACAAAAGAATGTGAGACGGGTTACAGTGGACGAAAGGGAATTCAAGAAGTACTGCCGGTGACAGAAGGAATTAAAAAAATGATTCTTTCAGGGTCTTCAGCTGATGCTATTGAAGATCAGGCACGAAAAGAGGGGATGCTTACCATGCTTGAGGATGGTATTTACAAAAGCGCATCAGGAACGACGAGTCTTGCCGAAGTACTTCGTGTGGTAAGTGAATAA
- a CDS encoding type II secretion system F family protein, translating into MKFTYKAERDGETYTDTIEATDRFEVYRHVRAEGGTVISVTSEAQNNWSLTYWNSKFSTVKEHDKIVFASNLAAMISAGLPISRALSVAERQAKNPKLKSVILHVRGDIQKGGTFHEALGRFPNIFSKLFVAMVRAGEESGTLDEALTTVGNQLQRSYELKKKIKGALIYPSIIVVAIVGIGFLMMTEVVPTLSKTFTELGADLPKATQAIINVSDFLVNYTLLVLLGVLGSVAGVYGILRTAGGQRGRDKILLTTPLIGELVKEINAARTARTFASLLAAGVDILTALQITGEVVQNHYHKDVLKAAAEKVQKGGQLSDTFMKREDLYPPLMGEMIAVGEETGALADMLLRVATFYEGEVEQKTKNMSTIIEPFLMLIIGVTVGFFAVAMIGPIYSLSEAF; encoded by the coding sequence ATGAAGTTCACCTACAAAGCAGAACGAGATGGGGAGACGTACACTGACACTATTGAAGCAACTGATAGGTTTGAGGTGTATAGACATGTGAGAGCAGAGGGGGGAACGGTGATTTCGGTTACCTCGGAAGCACAAAACAACTGGAGTCTTACGTATTGGAATTCTAAATTTTCGACAGTAAAAGAGCACGACAAAATTGTGTTCGCATCAAACCTTGCAGCCATGATTTCAGCCGGACTTCCGATATCGCGTGCGCTTTCAGTTGCAGAGAGACAGGCAAAAAACCCCAAACTAAAAAGCGTTATCTTGCATGTGCGTGGGGATATTCAAAAGGGCGGCACGTTTCATGAGGCGCTTGGTAGATTTCCTAATATATTTTCTAAATTATTTGTCGCAATGGTTCGCGCAGGTGAAGAGTCAGGAACACTCGATGAGGCACTTACGACAGTTGGAAACCAACTTCAACGCTCATACGAACTGAAGAAAAAAATTAAAGGAGCACTTATTTATCCAAGTATTATTGTAGTGGCTATTGTTGGTATTGGTTTTCTGATGATGACTGAAGTAGTACCAACACTTTCGAAGACATTTACAGAATTAGGAGCTGATCTCCCCAAGGCAACGCAGGCGATTATTAATGTGAGTGATTTTTTGGTGAATTACACACTCCTTGTACTACTTGGCGTTTTGGGTTCTGTTGCAGGGGTATATGGAATTTTACGAACAGCTGGTGGTCAGCGTGGCAGAGATAAGATTCTCCTAACGACTCCTTTAATTGGTGAGCTTGTGAAAGAAATTAATGCAGCACGAACTGCACGGACATTTGCTTCGCTCCTAGCGGCTGGGGTAGATATTCTTACTGCACTTCAAATTACTGGCGAAGTTGTACAAAACCACTATCACAAAGATGTGCTTAAAGCAGCAGCAGAAAAAGTTCAAAAGGGAGGGCAGCTTTCGGATACATTTATGAAACGAGAAGATCTCTACCCGCCGCTTATGGGTGAGATGATAGCAGTAGGTGAAGAGACAGGTGCACTTGCTGACATGCTTTTACGTGTAGCTACTTTTTACGAAGGCGAGGTTGAACAAAAAACAAAAAATATGTCGACAATTATTGAACCATTTCTCATGTTAATCATTGGTGTGACTGTCGGGTTCTTCGCAGTTGCGATGATAGGACCTATTTACTCTCTCTCTGAGGCTTTCTAA
- a CDS encoding type II secretion system protein, whose amino-acid sequence MKYYASQRGFTLLEAVVLLGVFVLIVGAIVSSLRYVYRGQRFAFEQADATRSARTGIERAVQDLREASDADNGAYPIVSMATSSVSFYSDYDNDNKIEQIRYFIDGTDFKKGIIESSGDPPVYNGGSEVVTTIATEVRNNVIGTPMFTYYDKSGVFMNDYTDIDQLAFVTLRLVVNLHPERAPDDFELRSSAALRNIR is encoded by the coding sequence ATGAAATATTACGCATCACAGCGCGGATTTACTTTATTAGAAGCAGTTGTATTACTGGGCGTGTTTGTTTTGATTGTCGGCGCTATTGTTTCTTCACTACGGTATGTCTATCGAGGTCAGCGGTTTGCTTTTGAACAAGCTGATGCGACGCGTTCAGCTCGAACTGGTATTGAACGCGCGGTGCAAGATTTACGCGAAGCATCAGATGCAGACAATGGCGCGTATCCTATTGTATCGATGGCAACAAGCAGCGTTTCTTTCTATAGTGACTACGACAATGACAATAAAATTGAACAGATTCGGTATTTTATAGATGGGACAGATTTCAAAAAAGGAATTATAGAATCTAGTGGAGACCCTCCTGTGTACAATGGGGGAAGTGAGGTGGTGACAACTATTGCAACTGAGGTTCGTAATAATGTAATCGGTACACCTATGTTTACTTACTATGATAAGAGTGGGGTATTTATGAATGACTATACTGATATCGACCAACTGGCTTTTGTGACGCTACGACTTGTTGTTAATCTGCACCCAGAACGCGCGCCTGATGATTTTGAGCTCAGAAGTAGCGCCGCACTCCGTAACATTAGATAA
- the tpiA gene encoding triose-phosphate isomerase translates to MKSVICNWKMNPATFAEAKKLFDATKTLAASVKKVDIVVAPPVVFLRELAKGYRGTRVEFGAQNISTESEGSHTGETAAAQVRDAGATHVIIGHAERRALGETDEQVGKKVLTALENKMDAIIAVGESERDIHGEYVQVVRNQIVTALREIPAARFKNVTIAYEPIWAIGAPTAPDANEVHQMMLLVRKTVRDAFGDKALKAVRVVYGGAVNEDNAEGILRVPDLDGVLVGRASLDPARLKVIVQAAQSA, encoded by the coding sequence ATGAAATCGGTGATTTGTAATTGGAAAATGAATCCTGCAACTTTTGCTGAGGCGAAGAAACTCTTTGATGCAACGAAAACACTTGCAGCTTCTGTAAAGAAAGTAGATATCGTTGTCGCCCCACCTGTTGTTTTCTTACGAGAGCTTGCAAAAGGGTACAGAGGCACTCGTGTGGAATTTGGAGCACAGAATATTTCAACCGAAAGTGAAGGGTCGCATACTGGTGAAACCGCTGCTGCACAAGTACGAGATGCTGGGGCAACGCATGTGATTATAGGTCATGCAGAGCGCCGTGCACTGGGCGAGACTGATGAACAAGTTGGCAAAAAAGTACTCACGGCACTTGAAAATAAAATGGATGCCATAATTGCAGTCGGCGAAAGTGAACGCGACATACATGGGGAGTACGTACAGGTAGTTCGGAATCAAATCGTCACTGCACTACGAGAAATTCCTGCAGCGAGATTTAAAAATGTAACCATAGCATATGAACCTATATGGGCAATTGGGGCGCCAACTGCACCTGACGCAAACGAAGTGCATCAAATGATGTTATTAGTTCGAAAGACGGTACGCGATGCGTTTGGAGATAAAGCACTTAAAGCAGTACGTGTTGTGTACGGAGGGGCGGTAAATGAAGATAATGCTGAGGGCATATTACGTGTTCCAGATCTCGACGGTGTATTAGTGGGTCGGGCAAGCCTTGATCCAGCACGGTTGAAAGTTATAGTACAAGCGGCACAAAGCGCATGA
- the pgk gene encoding phosphoglycerate kinase yields MNVEWIDEQNDLAGKVVLVRAGLNTPIEKGVVRTDFRIRKAIPTLRFLRDQGARVIVIAHIGRDKNETLQPVADALNEYFPVRFQERKDLDVSTLQNGDITLLENLRQDNREVAGDETLAQELAALADVFVQDAFSVCHRNHASIVGIPKYIKSYGGLLVREETEKLASVLQPEHPALFILGGAKFGTKEPLIRKFMGVYDSVFIGGALQNELLAARGIEVGASVIDDGEVAKDILENEKVADVHDVIVEHVDGSSETLSINQIGNEDTIVDIGEGTMQNFVATFNTYKTIVWNGPLGWYEKGYISATKTCAQTLALSSATTVVGGGDTIALIQKEKLENEFDFVSTGGGAMLEFLLKGTLPGLEVLK; encoded by the coding sequence ATGAATGTAGAATGGATAGATGAACAGAATGATTTAGCTGGCAAAGTGGTGCTAGTCCGTGCTGGGCTAAATACTCCTATAGAAAAAGGAGTGGTTCGGACTGATTTTCGAATACGAAAAGCTATCCCGACACTACGTTTTCTTAGAGACCAGGGTGCTCGGGTAATTGTAATTGCACACATTGGGCGCGATAAAAACGAAACACTCCAGCCTGTTGCAGATGCGCTTAATGAATATTTTCCAGTAAGGTTTCAAGAAAGAAAAGATCTAGATGTTTCTACATTACAAAATGGTGACATCACGTTGCTTGAAAACCTACGACAAGATAATCGTGAAGTAGCTGGTGATGAAACTCTCGCACAGGAACTCGCAGCGCTTGCTGATGTTTTTGTACAAGATGCATTTTCAGTGTGTCATCGGAACCATGCGAGTATTGTTGGGATACCAAAATACATCAAAAGTTATGGTGGTTTGTTAGTGAGGGAAGAAACTGAGAAATTAGCGAGTGTTCTCCAACCAGAACATCCTGCACTTTTCATTTTAGGAGGTGCGAAGTTTGGGACAAAAGAACCACTCATTCGGAAATTTATGGGAGTCTATGATTCTGTCTTTATCGGTGGTGCACTACAAAACGAGCTACTCGCTGCGCGCGGAATAGAGGTAGGGGCGTCGGTTATCGATGATGGTGAAGTTGCCAAAGATATTTTAGAAAATGAAAAAGTAGCTGATGTGCACGATGTTATTGTTGAGCATGTTGATGGAAGTTCTGAAACGCTTTCAATAAACCAAATAGGTAACGAAGACACGATTGTTGATATAGGAGAGGGCACGATGCAGAATTTTGTTGCAACGTTTAATACATACAAAACTATTGTGTGGAACGGACCACTTGGCTGGTACGAAAAGGGGTACATCAGTGCGACAAAAACATGTGCACAGACACTTGCATTAAGTAGCGCAACGACAGTTGTTGGAGGTGGAGACACCATCGCACTTATTCAAAAAGAAAAGTTAGAAAATGAGTTTGACTTTGTTTCAACAGGAGGTGGGGCAATGTTGGAGTTTTTGCTCAAAGGAACGCTTCCCGGGCTTGAAGTACTGAAATAA
- a CDS encoding HIT domain-containing protein: protein MEECIFCKIVRDELPSYKVYENETVLAFMDIHPIRPGHLLVVPKVHEPNFEKLPIEVYMHVMQATHILAGAIENALKPKKMGLVIAGWDVPHTHVHLIPTEDHEDITSKILLEGKEGNPSSETLTTIAEKIAAKIKDSL, encoded by the coding sequence ATGGAAGAATGTATTTTTTGTAAAATAGTTAGAGATGAACTGCCCTCGTATAAAGTGTACGAAAATGAAACCGTATTGGCATTTATGGATATCCATCCAATCCGCCCAGGTCACTTACTTGTTGTACCAAAAGTACACGAGCCAAATTTTGAAAAACTCCCGATCGAAGTATATATGCATGTCATGCAAGCTACACACATTCTTGCTGGAGCAATCGAAAATGCGCTGAAACCAAAAAAGATGGGTCTGGTCATCGCAGGATGGGACGTACCACATACACACGTACATCTTATACCAACAGAAGATCACGAAGACATCACTTCAAAAATATTACTCGAAGGAAAAGAGGGAAATCCAAGTAGCGAAACATTGACCACTATCGCCGAGAAAATCGCAGCAAAAATAAAAGACTCTCTGTAA
- the recJ gene encoding single-stranded-DNA-specific exonuclease RecJ, producing the protein MTKSKAYTVRKKPSETVRKALKEFPDFVQEILAARGIKTHKAAQDFFNPNYDEQVYDPFLLHDMDVAVTRIIKAIDNNEHIAIYSDFDADGIPGGALLHDVFKKIGYERFTNYIPHRDTEGYGFHKEAVDTLLKKEVSLIITVDVGITNGETVTHANTLGVDVIVTDHHIPSKTLPDAVAVVNPQREDETYPFRFFCGTGVAFKLTQALFIRAREQDKDWVKDVPEGWEKWLLDLVAIATVGDMVPLVGENRTLVHYGLTVLHKSRRPGITALCRKLGIGQAYITEDDIGFSIAPRINAASRMGTPELGFRLLTTVDGAEAADVARELESLNNKRKGSVASITKELKKRFEENSDGAVLVAGNPNWNPALLGLAANSLVDTYGKTACLWGREGTGSIKGSCRGNGNVNVVDMFNHASHTLVQFGGHEHAGGFSVDADKVHIMEDAFNSAYKELSKGVKLLVPEADAVLPHASLRETHKVLSQFAPFGMGNSKPVFVYKSALVRSLKQFGKEEAHIELHLAADEFENTVRAIAFFKNPQSFSRTPEQDRVVDVLCTIELSRFAGRVNLELRIVDIV; encoded by the coding sequence ATGACTAAATCCAAAGCATACACAGTACGAAAAAAACCGAGCGAAACAGTACGGAAAGCACTCAAAGAATTTCCAGATTTTGTACAGGAAATTTTGGCAGCTCGGGGTATAAAAACACATAAAGCTGCACAAGATTTTTTTAATCCAAACTACGATGAACAAGTATATGATCCATTCCTTTTGCACGACATGGATGTTGCTGTTACACGGATCATAAAAGCAATCGATAATAACGAACATATTGCTATCTACAGCGATTTTGACGCAGACGGTATTCCCGGTGGTGCGCTGTTACACGACGTATTCAAAAAGATTGGCTACGAGCGTTTCACAAACTATATCCCACACAGAGACACAGAAGGGTATGGTTTTCATAAGGAGGCAGTCGATACTCTCTTAAAGAAGGAAGTATCGCTTATTATAACGGTGGATGTCGGCATTACGAATGGTGAAACGGTTACGCATGCCAATACATTAGGAGTCGATGTTATTGTTACTGACCATCATATTCCTAGTAAAACACTGCCTGATGCAGTTGCTGTTGTGAACCCGCAACGCGAAGATGAAACATACCCATTTCGGTTTTTTTGCGGGACAGGTGTGGCGTTCAAATTAACTCAGGCACTTTTTATTCGGGCGCGAGAGCAAGACAAAGACTGGGTTAAAGATGTTCCGGAAGGGTGGGAAAAATGGTTGCTCGATTTAGTTGCTATCGCGACTGTTGGTGACATGGTTCCGCTTGTCGGTGAAAACAGAACATTGGTGCACTACGGACTGACTGTGTTGCACAAATCACGACGACCAGGAATTACTGCACTATGTCGTAAGTTGGGTATCGGGCAGGCGTACATTACAGAAGATGACATCGGATTTTCTATTGCGCCACGAATTAATGCAGCTTCGAGAATGGGAACTCCTGAATTAGGATTTCGATTGCTTACGACTGTTGATGGTGCAGAAGCCGCAGACGTCGCGCGCGAGTTAGAATCTCTTAACAATAAACGTAAAGGAAGTGTTGCGAGTATTACGAAAGAGTTAAAGAAACGTTTTGAAGAAAATTCAGATGGAGCAGTTCTTGTTGCAGGAAATCCAAATTGGAATCCAGCATTACTTGGGCTTGCTGCTAACTCTCTTGTAGATACGTATGGAAAGACGGCGTGCTTATGGGGACGGGAAGGCACCGGAAGTATCAAAGGGTCATGTCGTGGGAACGGAAACGTAAATGTCGTAGATATGTTTAATCACGCAAGTCATACTCTTGTACAATTTGGCGGACACGAACATGCGGGAGGTTTTTCTGTTGATGCAGACAAAGTGCACATTATGGAGGATGCTTTTAACAGTGCGTACAAGGAACTTTCAAAAGGGGTCAAACTGTTAGTGCCAGAAGCTGATGCTGTTTTGCCGCATGCGTCATTACGCGAAACGCATAAAGTACTTTCACAATTTGCTCCGTTTGGTATGGGGAATTCCAAACCAGTATTTGTATATAAAAGTGCTCTTGTACGTTCGTTGAAACAATTTGGAAAAGAAGAGGCACATATAGAATTACATCTGGCAGCTGATGAATTTGAGAATACTGTTCGAGCGATTGCGTTCTTTAAAAACCCACAATCATTTTCACGAACCCCAGAACAAGATCGTGTCGTTGACGTTCTGTGCACTATAGAGCTCTCACGTTTTGCTGGTCGCGTAAATCTTGAGCTACGCATTGTGGATATTGTGTAA
- a CDS encoding DUF975 family protein, with protein sequence MKSFSKKEAFVAGWESFKERPFFIIGLFLITTIISIITGLIADEVSDGVIGATVNVADFAIQTIIGMGSTLILLRLYDRVETDYTDLLEPLHLFWKYLVASILVLLVVAFGLILFIVPGIVAGVALLFASYLIIDRDLGPVEAMKESLRITNGHRWNIVLFLLLALGLNILGALFFGVGLLVTIPVSALAMVHVYRWLLNPPTEIGIEVSLLVKIVTVLSITVIFIGTALLIFGIVDGFLNDSELRDTQRRSDLSQIKLASEMYFGTYNTFPESVEVLVPDFMSQVPVDPITGIPYEYVLREGGADFEACTILENDESGGIHCEFGLEFGANK encoded by the coding sequence ATGAAAAGTTTTTCTAAAAAAGAAGCGTTTGTAGCTGGGTGGGAAAGTTTTAAGGAGCGTCCATTTTTTATCATTGGGTTATTTCTTATTACTACTATCATTTCTATTATTACTGGCCTCATTGCTGACGAAGTTTCAGATGGTGTTATTGGTGCCACAGTAAATGTCGCTGACTTTGCAATACAAACCATTATTGGAATGGGCTCAACCCTGATACTTTTGCGATTATATGACAGAGTTGAAACTGACTATACAGACTTACTAGAGCCGCTTCACTTATTTTGGAAATATCTCGTCGCATCAATTCTTGTATTGTTAGTTGTGGCGTTTGGACTCATTCTCTTTATTGTTCCAGGTATTGTTGCCGGTGTTGCACTTTTGTTTGCATCGTACCTTATTATTGATCGCGATCTTGGACCTGTTGAGGCAATGAAAGAAAGCCTTCGCATCACCAATGGACACCGTTGGAATATCGTACTTTTCTTATTGCTCGCATTGGGACTTAATATTCTCGGGGCACTTTTCTTTGGAGTTGGTTTGCTCGTAACCATTCCTGTTTCAGCACTTGCAATGGTGCATGTGTATCGATGGTTGCTTAACCCGCCAACTGAAATAGGAATTGAAGTTTCACTTTTGGTTAAGATCGTTACCGTTCTTTCTATTACAGTTATCTTTATTGGAACGGCCCTTTTGATTTTTGGGATTGTGGATGGGTTTCTGAACGATTCGGAGTTACGAGATACACAACGTCGTTCAGATTTGTCGCAAATTAAATTAGCATCCGAAATGTACTTTGGTACATACAATACGTTCCCAGAATCAGTAGAAGTATTAGTGCCCGACTTTATGTCTCAAGTTCCTGTTGACCCAATCACAGGTATACCGTACGAATATGTTCTTCGTGAAGGAGGTGCAGATTTTGAAGCATGCACTATTTTAGAAAATGATGAATCTGGAGGGATACATTGTGAATTCGGTTTAGAATTTGGAGCTAATAAATAG
- a CDS encoding ribonuclease HI family protein, with the protein MDKIICYTDGASRGNPGLASAGAVIFQGEKVVAEIRSPLGVRTNNWAEYEAVVQVLQKIKDLDLSDRSIEIRMDSKLVAEQLSGNWKIKKDTLREQYNKIQDILQSGFGDVAYTHVRREKNTYADRLANEALDAQ; encoded by the coding sequence ATGGATAAAATCATTTGCTATACAGACGGTGCTTCACGCGGAAACCCAGGACTGGCTTCAGCAGGGGCCGTTATTTTCCAGGGAGAGAAAGTAGTAGCAGAGATTCGTTCACCTCTTGGTGTGCGGACAAATAACTGGGCTGAGTACGAGGCGGTGGTACAAGTATTACAGAAAATTAAAGACTTAGACCTTTCAGACAGAAGTATAGAAATACGAATGGATAGTAAACTTGTTGCCGAACAACTCTCAGGTAATTGGAAGATTAAGAAAGATACGCTCCGTGAGCAATACAACAAAATTCAAGATATTTTACAGAGCGGATTTGGCGACGTTGCATACACTCATGTTCGACGAGAAAAAAACACCTACGCAGACAGATTGGCAAACGAAGCGCTAGATGCGCAGTAA